The proteins below are encoded in one region of Ostrea edulis chromosome 3, xbOstEdul1.1, whole genome shotgun sequence:
- the LOC125675707 gene encoding toll-like receptor 4 produces the protein MSPTKAIRFIMQNISTWILHICMYGGVFACKLTPFRSNLNHDGFLWNCSHQHIDYIPDIPAQHRPGVIAVDLSHNDFKTIREETFSNLTADIKFLFLNKNGIVSLEANTFRRVSTMLLLDVSGCSLETKSIHVGAFNNLSLLETLYINDNSFQSYPAVEISKLESLVNLTIDIFPGFQFDDNFLKLKTLGSIYFEPQGLITLTNISFQGLRNSPIHYLDLNVYNEIDNFCKGLPDDLFCSFPFLKGLSVSFGMSCGVKRVLRTLKCLQDKQLDYFHSSDNHELNKMNDVIIDDFDVEYFRNVCIKELILRNNDISLVEFQLPLGKLQSCLEVVDLSSNQIQFTSNQRVWLGLILFTPNIQVIKICCQNARSSVSKTWDRSYSDEYKSRRGTRLKQFAPFKVILPKTLKYFDISIANKFFINLQNIYIYAKNLIFLNISGTTFGVSDNYNRVSVDLDFPLLREMDASHTITYVHTLSLQKLVSLKSLTAIASGVIFNEYEVRKKILHGLKSLKYVDLSYNNIWNLPLDFFASQKDLNMTIKLDRNNLGTDTSIPKALGIVDNIHQLYLRQCYDENRHGNVYEPLLTLRVSTLYLGTDRLDCYCASKHGFMTLWKIRSKIADLDEMKCEVLSVKYRNLKELFTVKNWSSFRLNCIVQDFLFVFAIALLTVTLSCLIFTMIMYKFSIISRCKAFDYRGKFQAMYRTVCEFCNERRRRNGHVYSPLNSEEIDTTRQGNDDTHMAMASTETNDEIRDINYTFHSVEQTRDRDDTFHSVETGSDKASHQPED, from the exons ATGTCGCCAACAAAGGCAATCCGTTTTATCATGCAGAATATCTCCACATGgattttacatatat GTATGTACGGAGGAGTGTTTGCATGTAAACTAACTCCATTTAGGAGCAACTTGAATCACGATGGATTTCTTTGGAACTGTAGTCATCAACACATCGATTATATTCCGGATATCCCCGCACAGCACAGACCGGGCGTAATAGCAGTGGATTTATCtcacaatgattttaaaacgaTACGAGAGGAAACATTTTCAAACCTCACAGCTGACataaaattcttgtttttaaataaaaatggcATTGTCTCACTCGAAGCGAATACCTTTAGAAGGGTTTCCACAATGTTACTGCTTGATGTTTCAGGGTGTTCTCTTGAAACCAAATCCATACACGTAGGAGCTTTTAATAACCTCAGTCTTCTAGAAACGCTGTATATCAATGATAATTCATTCCAATCCTATCCAGCAGTCGAAATATCAAAACTAGAATCGCTCGTAAACTTGACAATTGATATATTTCCTGGATTCCAATTCGATGACAATTTCTTGAAGTTAAAAACTCTTGGTAGCATATATTTCGAACCGCAAGGGTTAATCACTCTGaccaatatttcatttcaaggTCTCCGTAACTCGCCTATACATTACTTGGACCTGAACGTTTATAACGAAATAGACAATTTCTGCAAAGGTCTTCCTGATGACCTGTTTTGCTCTTTCCCATTCCTTAAGGGCTTGTCTGTTTCTTTTGGTATGAGCTGCGGTGTTAAACGTGTACTGCGTACTTTGAAATGCCTACAAGACAAACAGttggattattttcattcttCCGATAACCATGAACTGAACAAAATGAATGACGTCATCATTGACGACTTTGATGTTGAATACTTCAGAAATGTATGCATAAAGGAACTCATTTTGCGAAATAATGACATATCACTGGTAGAATTTCAACTTCCTTTAGGGAAGCTTCAAAGTTGCTTAGAAGTGGTAGATTTGTCTTCAAACCAGATTCAATTCACATCGAACCAGCGGGTGTGGTTGGGTCTGATATTGTTTACACCAAACATTCAAGTGATTAAAATATGTTGTCAGAATGCACGGTCGTCAGTCAGTAAAACCTGGGATCGCTCTTATTCGGACGAGTATAAAAGCCGCCGTGGAACAAGATTAAAGCAATTCGCTCCATTCAAAGTCATTCTCCCCAAAACTCtgaagtattttgatatttcgaTTGCTAACAAATTTTTTATAAACCTGCAAAATATATACATCTACGctaaaaatttaatatttttgaatatcTCTGGGACAACGTTTGGTGTATCAGATAATTATAATAGAGTCTCTGTTGACCTCGATTTTCCATTGTTAAGAGAGATGGACGCTTCGCACACTATAACATATGTGCATACGTTATCATTACAAAAGTTGGTGTCTCTCAAATCATTAACAGCCATTGCCAGTGGtgttatatttaatgaatatgaagtcaggaaaaaaatattacatggcctaaagagcttgaaatatgttgacCTATCATATAACAATATTTGGAATCTTCCACTCGATTTCTTTGCATCCCAGAAAGATTTAAACATGACAATTAAATTGGATAGAAACAATTTAGGTACAGATACAAGTATTCCGAAGGCACTTGGCATTGTGGACAATATCCATCAACTTTATTTGAGACAGTGTTACGATGAAAACCGTCATGGAAATGTTTATGAGCCTCTGCTGACTCTACGCGTGTCAACACTATACCTCGGAACAGACAGGCTTGACTGTTATTGCGCTTCAAAACATGGGTTTATGACATTATGGAAAATTAGAAGCAAAATTGCAGATTTGGatgaaatgaaatgtgaagTTTTAAGTGTAAAGTATCGGAACCTCAAAGAGCTATTTACAGTTAAAAATTGGAGTAGTTTTCGTTTGAATTGTATTGTGCAAGACTTTTTGTTCGTGTTCGCTATTGCACTGTTGACAGTCACGCTTTCCTGTCTGATCTTTACTATGATCATGTATAAGTTTAGCATCATTTCACGTTGCAAGGCATTTGATTATCGGGGGAAATTTCAGGCAATGTACAGAACAGTCTGTGAGTTTTGCAATGAAAGGAGACGGCGAAATGGGCATGTATACAGTCCTTTGAATTCAGAAGAAATCGACACGACACGTCAAGGAAATGATGATACACATATGGCAATGGCCTCTACAGAAACTAATGATGAAATAAGGGATATAAATTATACGTTCCATTCTGTAGAACAAACAAGGGATAGAGATGATACTTTCCATTCTGTAGAAACGGGATCTGATAAAGCGTCTCACCAACCTGAAGACTGA